In one Leptospira levettii genomic region, the following are encoded:
- the htpG gene encoding molecular chaperone HtpG — protein MSAEEKGKISVETENIFPIIKKWLYSEKDIFLRELVSNASDAITKLKKVALTEEFEGGSDYRIDLNFDVEKRILSIEDNGIGMTIDEVKKYINQIAFSGATDFAKQYQNADNKAEIIGHFGLGFYSSFMVSKQVTIETKSYKSGQAAVMWSSESGTDFSITPIEKNSRGTKISLYLDSESGEYLDKWKLKELIKKYCDFLPVSIFVQGEKANREKPLWSEEPSKLSPEDYKDFYSYLFPFSGESLFHIHLNVDYPFRLQGILYFPKLTHELEASKNGIKLFCNHVFVSDNASELIPQFLTILKGTIDIPDLPLNVSRSYLQNDPLVKKISNHIIKKVADRLIDDFKKNRQKYEENWNDISIFVKYGVLTDEKFYDAMKDHIIFKNSENGFSTVSEYWEKNKEKNQNKIFYANETEMGSVYMELLKSQGLEALLVDSKIDSHLIQHLEGKNPDWKFQRVDSEIADQILDKDSKAEIVNESNETESNRITKLFEVSLPKEGVQVKVEALKSVDVPGVILLPEFMRRMTEMNSMFNKEDTKSMLKSHTLMVNSKSPLVKSALQAFEGVNPEKGKKLARVIYDLSLLSAKVMDEKEVSEYTKRTTEFLQEIFST, from the coding sequence ATGTCAGCTGAAGAAAAAGGCAAAATCAGTGTCGAAACAGAAAACATTTTCCCAATCATTAAAAAATGGCTCTATTCCGAAAAGGATATTTTCCTAAGAGAACTTGTTTCTAACGCAAGTGACGCAATCACCAAACTAAAAAAAGTTGCTTTGACCGAAGAATTCGAAGGCGGTAGTGATTACCGAATTGATTTAAATTTTGATGTCGAAAAAAGAATTTTATCCATTGAAGACAATGGGATTGGGATGACCATTGATGAAGTAAAAAAATATATCAATCAAATTGCTTTTTCTGGTGCAACAGACTTCGCCAAACAATACCAAAATGCTGATAATAAAGCAGAGATCATCGGACATTTTGGTCTGGGTTTTTATTCAAGTTTTATGGTTTCTAAACAAGTAACCATTGAGACTAAATCATACAAATCTGGTCAAGCGGCGGTTATGTGGTCGAGTGAATCAGGTACTGACTTCTCTATCACACCCATTGAAAAAAATTCAAGAGGTACAAAAATTTCTTTGTACTTGGATAGTGAATCAGGTGAGTATCTTGATAAATGGAAATTAAAGGAACTGATCAAAAAATACTGTGACTTTTTACCAGTTTCAATCTTTGTTCAAGGAGAAAAGGCAAATAGAGAAAAACCACTTTGGTCGGAAGAACCTTCAAAACTATCACCTGAGGATTATAAAGATTTTTATTCTTATTTGTTTCCGTTTTCTGGAGAATCTCTATTTCACATCCACCTCAACGTCGATTATCCATTCCGCTTACAAGGGATCTTATATTTTCCAAAACTTACACATGAATTGGAAGCTTCAAAAAATGGGATAAAACTTTTCTGCAATCATGTGTTTGTGAGTGATAACGCAAGTGAGTTAATCCCTCAATTTTTAACCATTCTCAAAGGCACAATTGACATACCTGACTTACCATTGAATGTCTCACGTTCCTATTTACAAAATGATCCCCTTGTCAAAAAAATCTCCAACCATATCATTAAAAAAGTAGCAGACCGACTCATTGATGATTTTAAAAAGAATCGTCAAAAGTATGAAGAAAATTGGAACGATATCTCTATCTTTGTCAAATATGGTGTTTTAACAGATGAAAAATTTTATGATGCAATGAAGGATCATATCATCTTTAAAAATTCCGAAAACGGTTTCTCAACAGTTTCCGAATATTGGGAAAAGAACAAAGAAAAGAACCAAAACAAAATCTTTTATGCAAATGAAACAGAAATGGGTTCTGTTTATATGGAACTTCTTAAATCACAAGGACTAGAAGCCCTCTTAGTTGATTCCAAAATTGATTCACATCTCATCCAACATTTGGAAGGTAAAAATCCAGATTGGAAATTCCAAAGGGTGGATTCAGAAATCGCTGATCAAATTTTAGACAAAGATTCTAAGGCTGAAATAGTCAACGAATCAAATGAAACGGAATCCAATCGAATCACAAAACTGTTTGAAGTATCATTGCCAAAAGAAGGAGTTCAAGTCAAAGTAGAAGCACTAAAATCAGTAGATGTCCCAGGTGTTATTTTACTCCCTGAATTTATGCGTAGAATGACGGAAATGAATTCTATGTTTAACAAAGAAGACACAAAATCAATGCTTAAGTCTCACACTTTGATGGTAAACTCAAAATCTCCTCTTGTAAAATCCGCCTTACAGGCGTTTGAGGGAGTTAACCCAGAGAAAGGTAAAAAATTGGCACGAGTCATCTACGATTTATCTTTACTGTCTGCCAAGGTAATGGACGAAAAAGAAGTCTCAGAGTATACAAAAAGGACGACAGAATTTCTTCAGGAGATTTTTTCTACTTAA
- a CDS encoding BatD family protein: protein MRNFGKLIPLVCFIFFATITNIYSADVEFFFHPNEFSLGEFAKLEVKAYGDKPFRTLQTNVKRNGVRIRYVGSGTETQIVNFKVSKSQIINFYVDTEQEGNFQLPEITVEYAGKQYSSPPFEFKVSKKTKNPPNSFFKSFPFDLDEPTTEENPEVSFHTNKSVFYKGEPIVGYFVLYYDQYRQPFLERDPNQSISFPFFLSETLRQVTVQIEPEVVRNNVPKKTLVFAKEIYGLTALRSGSFLLGKTKFITGDSLRFNSLQQTIDTKPAKVIVLDLPKNSPLDFSGAIGNFKMYILNSPKQVYVGETAYIEIMIEGEGGLEGISPMVFSNPKIKCINQSKIKNFQQLESEEYGFHSKVKFLYGYQIEKISKENVEPIKFSFFSLAEKKYKTISINFPEFQILPKRKIDNLIPPKKEKLQLELPFFSLVLLAVLGIFGYVALKKYKLNVETNSFVRMVESFGRKRDFFLLEHLENRGVSKSDSIWLTELISDHTDPSHLYKQLSKKDQMKALNIANTLKPKE from the coding sequence ATGAGAAATTTTGGTAAATTGATTCCACTTGTTTGTTTCATTTTCTTTGCTACTATAACAAACATATACTCTGCGGATGTAGAATTTTTTTTTCATCCAAACGAATTTTCTTTAGGAGAGTTTGCAAAATTAGAAGTAAAAGCTTACGGAGACAAACCCTTTCGAACCTTACAAACTAACGTTAAACGAAATGGTGTCAGAATTCGATATGTTGGAAGTGGAACTGAAACTCAAATCGTAAATTTCAAAGTTTCCAAATCTCAAATCATTAACTTTTATGTTGATACAGAACAAGAAGGAAATTTCCAATTACCAGAAATAACAGTTGAATATGCGGGCAAACAATATTCATCACCACCCTTTGAATTTAAAGTCAGCAAAAAAACAAAAAACCCACCAAATAGTTTTTTTAAGTCTTTTCCTTTTGATTTAGATGAACCAACTACCGAAGAAAATCCAGAAGTATCTTTTCATACCAACAAGTCAGTATTTTATAAAGGAGAACCAATTGTTGGCTATTTTGTTTTGTACTATGATCAATATAGGCAACCTTTCTTAGAAAGAGATCCGAACCAATCCATCTCCTTTCCATTTTTTCTTTCGGAAACGTTGAGGCAAGTGACTGTTCAAATCGAACCAGAAGTAGTCAGGAATAATGTACCTAAAAAAACTCTAGTCTTTGCAAAAGAAATTTATGGGTTAACAGCACTTAGATCAGGGAGTTTCCTGTTAGGTAAAACTAAATTTATAACAGGCGACAGCTTACGTTTCAACTCACTCCAACAAACGATTGATACAAAACCTGCCAAAGTCATTGTTTTAGACCTACCAAAAAACTCACCTCTTGATTTTAGTGGCGCGATTGGAAATTTTAAAATGTACATTCTCAATTCACCTAAACAGGTGTACGTTGGTGAAACTGCATACATAGAGATTATGATAGAAGGAGAAGGTGGATTAGAAGGAATTTCACCAATGGTATTTTCTAATCCAAAAATCAAATGCATCAACCAATCAAAGATAAAAAATTTCCAACAATTAGAATCTGAAGAGTATGGTTTCCATTCAAAAGTAAAATTTCTATATGGTTATCAAATCGAAAAAATATCAAAAGAAAATGTGGAACCTATTAAGTTTAGTTTTTTCTCTTTAGCTGAAAAAAAATACAAAACTATCTCTATCAATTTTCCAGAATTCCAAATATTACCGAAAAGAAAAATTGACAATTTGATTCCCCCGAAAAAGGAAAAATTACAGTTAGAATTACCTTTCTTCTCTTTAGTTTTACTTGCAGTTTTAGGAATCTTTGGTTATGTAGCACTTAAAAAGTATAAACTAAATGTGGAGACCAATTCTTTTGTTCGTATGGTTGAAAGTTTTGGCAGAAAACGAGATTTTTTCTTATTAGAACATTTAGAGAATCGAGGTGTGTCAAAATCCGATTCCATATGGCTCACCGAATTGATCAGTGACCACACTGACCCCTCCCATTTATATAAACAATTATCCAAAAAAGATCAAATGAAGGCATTAAATATTGCCAATACTTTAAAACCAAAGGAGTAA
- the batB gene encoding VWA domain-containing protein BatB — protein MELKTVVLLGSFTIFLGILVTSIKIYINFKATQLINRQPVLKTRISTSNQFLLFLRYLSLLCALILCLLSLYKIKSIDVESTKEFESTDILFVVDVSLSMNAIDVKPNRLKRFQDLILRTLPELKGNRIGIIVFAGQSFSFCPMTTDLSAVSDYIQSLGVEMVGTKGTNLAVALERVGKVRKKNQGIQSSVTVIVTDGEDHEKQSLPDLEKEVIVWGIGTEEGGPIEFRDPSTGKGGFVTYDSNLVDSPYGDNVIVSKLNKEYLEFLAEKYNGEYSNISFYPDGSSILIDKVKMMKKNKIQRLEKFKNEDGAHPYLLLSLLFFLFERIFSIGIQKKSPLKMIALLFFLLLFQNRIEAWELDPGGNAVERGVKSYQNQNFSESQKEFSNAKEYIQDDPRLLYNESASAYQLGKYKEAKELSEKILSHPKANSNLKSKANLTLGNIFSKLGQKENALNSYVESLKQNPNQLAAKKNIEHLTKKNQSNLNPSENQKQGNGENSNPSESKPQNDKTNPSKQKQSDIDRMFEPFSNDSILKNKRGGPIDNEKFW, from the coding sequence ATGGAATTGAAAACAGTCGTTTTATTAGGATCTTTCACAATTTTTTTGGGAATTCTCGTAACAAGCATCAAGATCTATATCAATTTCAAAGCAACACAACTTATAAATAGACAGCCAGTACTAAAAACAAGAATTAGCACTTCGAATCAGTTTTTATTATTCTTACGTTATTTATCTCTTTTGTGTGCACTCATCTTGTGTTTATTGTCTTTGTATAAAATTAAATCAATTGATGTGGAATCTACAAAGGAATTTGAATCTACAGACATCTTATTTGTAGTTGATGTTAGTTTATCTATGAATGCAATTGATGTAAAACCAAATCGCCTTAAACGTTTTCAAGATCTTATCTTAAGAACACTACCTGAATTAAAGGGGAATCGAATTGGTATTATCGTATTTGCAGGACAATCATTTTCGTTTTGTCCAATGACCACCGACTTATCAGCCGTTTCAGATTATATACAATCGTTAGGCGTAGAGATGGTAGGAACAAAAGGTACAAATTTAGCAGTTGCTCTAGAAAGAGTCGGTAAGGTTCGAAAAAAAAACCAAGGAATCCAATCATCAGTCACTGTCATTGTTACTGACGGAGAGGACCACGAAAAACAATCTTTACCTGATCTAGAAAAGGAAGTCATCGTTTGGGGGATTGGCACAGAGGAAGGTGGACCCATTGAATTTAGGGATCCCAGCACTGGGAAAGGTGGATTTGTTACGTATGACTCCAATTTGGTGGACTCACCTTATGGAGACAATGTTATTGTTTCCAAATTAAATAAGGAATATTTAGAATTCCTAGCAGAAAAATATAATGGAGAATATTCCAACATATCCTTTTATCCAGATGGGAGTTCCATACTCATTGACAAAGTGAAGATGATGAAAAAAAACAAAATCCAACGATTGGAAAAATTTAAAAATGAAGATGGAGCACATCCATACTTGTTACTCTCATTATTGTTTTTTTTATTCGAAAGAATTTTCTCCATCGGAATTCAGAAAAAATCCCCACTTAAAATGATTGCTCTCTTATTCTTTCTCCTGCTTTTCCAAAATCGAATCGAAGCATGGGAGTTAGATCCTGGAGGAAACGCTGTCGAAAGGGGAGTTAAATCTTACCAAAACCAAAATTTTAGTGAGAGCCAAAAAGAATTTTCAAACGCTAAAGAATACATCCAAGATGATCCAAGATTGTTATACAATGAATCAGCAAGTGCTTACCAATTAGGCAAATATAAAGAAGCAAAAGAACTCTCAGAAAAGATCCTTTCCCATCCAAAAGCAAATTCAAATCTCAAATCCAAAGCAAATCTAACACTAGGAAACATTTTTAGTAAATTGGGGCAAAAAGAAAATGCCCTCAATTCATACGTGGAAAGTTTAAAACAAAATCCAAATCAACTCGCGGCTAAAAAAAACATAGAGCACCTAACTAAAAAAAACCAATCCAATCTAAATCCATCAGAAAACCAAAAACAAGGGAATGGAGAAAATTCGAATCCATCCGAATCCAAACCACAAAATGACAAAACTAATCCCTCTAAACAGAAACAATCCGATATCGATAGGATGTTTGAACCTTTCTCCAATGACTCCATTTTAAAAAATAAACGGGGAGGGCCAATTGATAATGAGAAATTTTGGTAA
- the batA gene encoding VWA domain-containing protein BatA yields MDYFQRPYLLLLLIPIIIVLIYQWKTNPYGPISFVQSDRFKEHKLSIWLGFKKHFYILNEILIYLAMISLVFASAGPGAKYNLMPDNTKGVDIMIALDISGSMVNSYDFLPKNRLSVSKDLLRAFIQKRIYDRIGIVVFAGAAYLQSPLSSDRTALDELIEDTSNEDIEEQGTAIGDALVLSTYRLKNSEAKSKLIILLTDGVSNTGKLDPETAAYTSKSLGIKVYCIGIGKEEGQYEVNYESLQKISSDTSGKFFRAESPEVLGEVLNEIDRLEVVELPSKPLEIQETKFPSFVFFVFVFLFLNLILKIYPLKEKL; encoded by the coding sequence ATGGATTACTTCCAAAGACCATATTTATTATTACTCCTAATCCCAATCATAATTGTACTTATTTACCAGTGGAAAACAAACCCGTATGGTCCTATTTCTTTTGTTCAATCCGACAGATTCAAAGAGCATAAATTATCTATTTGGCTAGGATTCAAAAAACATTTTTACATTCTGAATGAGATATTAATTTATCTTGCGATGATATCTCTGGTTTTTGCTTCCGCAGGACCTGGTGCAAAATACAACCTAATGCCAGATAACACAAAAGGTGTCGATATTATGATCGCACTTGATATTTCGGGTTCTATGGTAAATTCTTATGATTTTTTACCAAAAAATCGTCTCTCTGTGTCAAAAGATTTATTAAGAGCATTCATTCAAAAAAGAATTTATGATCGAATTGGGATTGTAGTCTTTGCTGGGGCTGCTTACCTACAGTCACCACTCTCAAGCGACCGAACCGCCTTGGATGAGTTAATTGAAGATACTTCGAATGAAGATATAGAAGAACAAGGTACAGCGATTGGAGATGCACTGGTATTATCTACCTATCGATTGAAAAATTCTGAAGCGAAATCGAAATTGATCATCCTATTAACGGATGGAGTATCAAATACTGGAAAATTAGATCCAGAAACAGCAGCATATACATCTAAATCTTTAGGGATCAAAGTATATTGCATCGGAATTGGTAAAGAAGAAGGCCAATACGAAGTAAATTATGAATCATTACAAAAAATTTCATCGGACACCAGTGGAAAATTTTTTAGAGCAGAATCTCCTGAAGTATTGGGAGAAGTATTAAACGAAATAGATAGGTTAGAAGTTGTCGAATTACCTTCAAAACCTCTTGAAATCCAAGAAACAAAATTCCCTTCCTTTGTATTTTTTGTTTTTGTATTCCTTTTCTTAAATTTAATTCTTAAAATTTATCCCTTAAAAGAGAAACTCTAA
- a CDS encoding LB_053 family protein, protein MAKLVYIFILSAFLFSIFATPKETIPSGEIFVGDTIQYNIEWDMSVSDVSLEEGKFYEDHTLPTFEIQTVKKDKNKISASIIFFVPGDYYLPVKWKEDGKETNSKLKISVLSNLTGAETEIEDIEPPIQFSGPYVLRLIGLIAFTILNLYILYALYLYWKSKPKIIDALWEKPPKLLESTKRLHLLEQYLNSETINEKELTFRISNYLKEVYSEKFEENLLGTTDSEFLAILHDKTHIPDSSIRDLRLYFRDLKYNLNTNSISKEDATIIWNRIKKDFLL, encoded by the coding sequence ATGGCTAAACTAGTTTATATTTTTATCCTCTCTGCTTTTCTTTTTTCGATTTTCGCGACACCAAAGGAAACCATACCATCGGGAGAAATATTTGTAGGAGATACAATTCAATATAATATTGAATGGGATATGAGTGTATCGGACGTTAGTTTAGAGGAAGGTAAGTTTTATGAAGATCATACTTTACCTACCTTCGAAATCCAAACTGTAAAAAAAGACAAAAACAAAATCTCTGCATCTATTATCTTTTTTGTACCTGGTGATTATTACTTACCTGTAAAATGGAAGGAGGATGGTAAAGAAACTAATTCAAAACTAAAAATTTCAGTTCTTAGCAACTTAACAGGTGCTGAAACGGAAATTGAAGACATAGAACCACCAATTCAATTTTCAGGTCCTTATGTTTTAAGACTCATTGGTCTCATCGCCTTTACAATTTTAAATTTATACATACTTTATGCTTTATATTTATATTGGAAATCAAAACCGAAGATCATCGATGCACTCTGGGAAAAACCTCCCAAATTATTAGAATCTACCAAAAGATTACATTTGTTGGAACAATACCTCAATTCAGAAACTATAAATGAAAAAGAACTTACATTTCGAATTAGTAATTACTTAAAAGAAGTATACTCGGAAAAATTTGAAGAGAATCTATTGGGCACAACTGACTCTGAATTTTTAGCAATTTTACATGATAAAACTCATATACCTGACTCTTCCATTCGCGACTTAAGACTTTATTTCAGAGACCTAAAATACAATCTAAATACAAATTCAATTTCAAAAGAAGACGCTACCATCATTTGGAATCGTATCAAGAAGGATTTTCTTTTATAA
- a CDS encoding DUF58 domain-containing protein, giving the protein MLDPELKRLLQVLQWESKKKFNSNRRGLIFTNDKGRGLDFKEVRNYQYGDDIRYIDWNVTSRTGELHTKEFFEEKDATILIFIDISQSMEGIKGKTAFQIALFLSLFHIKIGNRIFLISFSNHTISSNKWLKTETEVLTYFENLNKQKHGNQTNYTVANQYAFKIHPKYAVTYWISDFNHLEEWTKTFTIPKVWDQYGIWISDPIDELNFPFWLKWFQPISQESVTLKSSNTTYDLDKTAAKNLFGNKLIKINPSLKLNNQILPLFKTQQHG; this is encoded by the coding sequence ATGCTTGATCCCGAATTAAAAAGGTTACTCCAAGTATTACAATGGGAATCAAAGAAAAAATTCAATTCAAATAGACGTGGACTTATTTTTACAAATGATAAGGGAAGGGGACTTGATTTTAAAGAAGTAAGAAATTACCAATATGGCGATGACATACGTTATATTGATTGGAATGTAACTTCTCGGACAGGTGAACTCCACACAAAAGAATTTTTCGAGGAAAAAGATGCCACAATTCTTATCTTCATAGATATAAGCCAATCGATGGAAGGTATAAAAGGAAAAACTGCCTTTCAAATCGCTCTATTTTTATCTTTATTTCACATCAAAATTGGGAACCGAATTTTTTTAATCAGTTTTTCGAATCATACGATTTCATCGAACAAATGGTTAAAAACAGAAACGGAAGTACTTACTTATTTCGAAAATCTAAATAAACAGAAACATGGGAACCAAACAAACTATACAGTAGCAAACCAATATGCCTTTAAAATCCATCCAAAGTATGCAGTTACATATTGGATCAGCGATTTCAATCATCTAGAAGAATGGACAAAAACATTTACGATTCCAAAAGTATGGGACCAATATGGAATATGGATTTCGGATCCAATCGATGAATTGAATTTTCCATTTTGGTTAAAGTGGTTCCAACCGATTTCCCAGGAAAGCGTTACATTAAAAAGTTCAAACACAACTTACGATTTAGATAAGACCGCAGCGAAAAATCTATTTGGGAACAAATTGATCAAAATAAATCCAAGTTTGAAATTGAACAACCAAATCTTACCTCTGTTTAAAACACAACAACATGGCTAA
- a CDS encoding AAA family ATPase, protein MQIDKEQIKEISDQMKLIRSELAESISGMDEVIQSLFVALVANGHILLEGMPGLAKTLVAKNLASIIDAKFSRVQFTPDLLPADLIGTNIFNPKTSSFEIRKGPIFTNVLLADEINRAPAKVQSALLQCMEERQVSIADQTFDLTPPFFVIATQNPIDQEGTYPLPEAQLDRFLFKVNVAYPSFEDEVSILHQHGNVNFEKRSLKKVMKPKEIQRISEISNHVFVDPKLFAYIVQLTRNTRPESTSDKDLKIFLSHGVSPRASIALLKVSRINALLEGRTFVIPEDIQRYFPEIVKHRLHLTIDAISEDVSTTSIIKRILTVTEVP, encoded by the coding sequence ATGCAAATAGACAAAGAACAAATCAAAGAAATCTCCGACCAAATGAAACTCATTCGGTCGGAACTGGCAGAATCGATATCAGGGATGGATGAAGTGATTCAATCCCTATTTGTAGCACTTGTTGCAAATGGACATATTTTATTAGAAGGTATGCCAGGCCTCGCAAAAACATTGGTAGCTAAAAACTTAGCATCCATTATCGATGCTAAGTTTTCTCGAGTTCAATTCACTCCAGATTTGTTACCAGCTGATTTGATCGGAACAAATATATTCAACCCCAAAACATCTTCATTTGAAATTAGAAAAGGACCTATCTTCACCAACGTATTATTAGCTGATGAGATTAATCGTGCACCTGCTAAAGTACAATCTGCACTATTACAATGTATGGAAGAAAGACAAGTTTCGATCGCAGATCAAACTTTTGATTTGACCCCTCCATTTTTTGTAATCGCAACTCAAAACCCAATCGACCAAGAAGGAACTTACCCCCTTCCTGAAGCACAATTAGACCGGTTTCTTTTTAAAGTAAATGTTGCCTATCCCAGCTTTGAAGATGAAGTTTCAATCCTTCACCAACATGGGAATGTAAATTTTGAAAAAAGATCACTAAAAAAAGTGATGAAACCCAAGGAAATTCAAAGAATTTCAGAAATTTCAAACCATGTTTTTGTAGATCCAAAACTATTTGCATATATTGTTCAATTAACACGCAATACACGACCTGAATCCACATCAGACAAAGACCTAAAAATTTTCCTTTCACATGGAGTGAGCCCAAGAGCAAGTATTGCCTTACTCAAAGTAAGTAGGATCAATGCCTTATTAGAGGGAAGAACGTTTGTCATACCTGAAGACATACAAAGGTATTTTCCTGAAATTGTCAAACATCGACTCCACTTAACAATTGACGCAATCAGTGAAGATGTAAGTACAACTTCCATTATCAAAAGGATTTTAACAGTTACGGAAGTTCCATAA
- a CDS encoding LIC20035 family adhesin has product MNRKFYALMITTLLIQCSGASVKDGTGDQEFELKLSKGKWIRTERFKNSGGIRAVGEVKAECGGTKCTEDQVSKFAAPKIKSLPKHGFWEEYIQFEQPGSTPENPKYKSTLDQIGEYVDGKKTGIWKKPDPENPQKFIAETPWVDGKKEGISKTFDKQGNVSSETTYVDDKKNGPYFRKNNKGEWVEKGAFKENEEDGEWLYYFVGSDGNGIKTKVSYSNGLKNGLEINYYKDGAVESQGNYSADVRTGLWKMFGNKGNILAEGNYSKKENSENLDIKYERTGIWKEYYPDGNLFGTGPRKHTRTGEWKFYYKNGQVAYHGNMANESMLESAKVYDQSGKILGEGKLFFSLVKIDEELQDLKLNYKPSIPYTYFYPSGKKRMVIRSTEDATEYSEDGKELGRGPVEPQGRKMGCWTIGGKTEYYMIDKPMPKMTASQCK; this is encoded by the coding sequence ATGAATCGAAAATTTTATGCATTAATGATCACAACATTGCTAATCCAATGTTCCGGTGCATCAGTAAAAGACGGAACAGGAGACCAGGAATTTGAACTCAAATTATCAAAGGGTAAATGGATCCGCACCGAACGATTCAAAAATTCAGGTGGAATTCGAGCTGTTGGAGAAGTGAAAGCAGAATGTGGTGGAACAAAATGTACAGAAGACCAAGTTTCAAAATTTGCAGCACCAAAAATTAAATCACTCCCTAAACATGGTTTTTGGGAAGAATACATTCAATTCGAACAACCAGGGTCAACTCCAGAAAATCCAAAGTATAAATCCACACTTGACCAAATTGGAGAATACGTAGATGGCAAAAAAACCGGGATTTGGAAAAAACCTGATCCTGAAAATCCTCAAAAATTCATTGCTGAAACTCCATGGGTCGATGGCAAAAAAGAAGGAATCTCCAAAACCTTTGATAAACAAGGAAACGTTTCTTCAGAAACAACTTATGTTGATGACAAAAAGAATGGTCCTTACTTCCGAAAAAATAACAAAGGTGAATGGGTTGAAAAAGGTGCATTCAAGGAGAATGAAGAAGATGGAGAATGGTTATATTATTTTGTAGGTTCTGATGGCAATGGAATCAAAACAAAAGTTTCTTATTCAAATGGTTTAAAAAACGGATTAGAAATTAATTATTATAAAGATGGTGCCGTTGAGTCTCAGGGAAATTATTCTGCAGATGTCAGAACAGGCCTTTGGAAAATGTTCGGAAACAAAGGAAATATCTTAGCAGAAGGAAATTATTCAAAAAAGGAAAACTCTGAAAATTTAGATATCAAGTACGAAAGGACAGGGATTTGGAAAGAATACTATCCTGATGGAAATTTATTTGGTACAGGCCCAAGAAAACATACAAGAACTGGTGAGTGGAAGTTTTATTATAAAAACGGGCAAGTCGCCTACCATGGTAATATGGCCAATGAGAGTATGTTAGAATCTGCTAAAGTTTACGACCAATCAGGTAAAATTTTGGGTGAAGGGAAATTGTTTTTTTCACTAGTTAAAATTGATGAGGAACTCCAAGACCTAAAGTTAAATTATAAACCGAGCATACCCTATACTTACTTCTATCCATCTGGAAAAAAAAGAATGGTGATTCGTTCTACCGAAGATGCGACGGAATATTCTGAGGATGGAAAAGAATTAGGAAGAGGGCCTGTAGAACCACAAGGTAGAAAAATGGGATGTTGGACAATCGGTGGGAAAACAGAGTATTACATGATTGATAAACCAATGCCAAAGATGACTGCTTCTCAATGCAAATAG
- a CDS encoding PaaI family thioesterase, with the protein MNSPIENPSRHGYEIHHDTCFGCGKENPLGLVADFTFHDETGEVNFTYNFKKLYNGAPGFVHGGILSTVLDEAMGGLCFHLGYIVMTDTMSFKFHKATPVETELLIRAWPIKKAKRKVLLECELTSLNGEILYVKGEGAFHILPPRFFSEKLTGGKIAIANELLSVNKLKRAHLFDRIET; encoded by the coding sequence ATGAATTCACCTATCGAAAATCCATCCAGACATGGTTACGAAATCCACCATGACACTTGTTTTGGTTGCGGAAAAGAAAACCCACTTGGACTTGTAGCAGATTTTACTTTCCACGACGAAACGGGAGAGGTAAATTTCACCTACAATTTCAAAAAACTTTATAATGGTGCACCTGGATTTGTCCACGGTGGTATTTTGTCGACTGTGTTAGACGAAGCTATGGGAGGTTTGTGTTTTCATTTGGGTTACATTGTCATGACTGACACAATGAGTTTCAAATTTCATAAAGCAACTCCCGTCGAAACAGAATTATTAATTCGTGCATGGCCCATTAAAAAAGCCAAAAGGAAGGTTCTTCTCGAATGTGAACTAACTTCTTTGAATGGGGAAATTTTATATGTAAAAGGGGAGGGTGCATTTCATATACTACCTCCAAGATTTTTCTCAGAAAAATTGACAGGCGGGAAAATAGCGATTGCGAATGAATTATTATCTGTTAATAAATTGAAACGAGCACATCTCTTTGACAGGATAGAAACATGA